A window of the Parabacteroides merdae ATCC 43184 genome harbors these coding sequences:
- a CDS encoding M64 family metallopeptidase, with protein MKTKISLLLLAILCNFSVFAQSDFDKYFEKKSLRVDFALSGNLKSQSAAIQGLREEPVWGGPVKNLIDKFNYGGYYINVYDKATNKLIYSRGFNTLFEEWRSTEQAKTETQSWTNSASVPFPKVPIYVEITARDKADMQFHPLLKQEVDPKSIFIDRGKLKANKVHQIQKSGDSTEKVDLVFIAEGYTADEQEKFVADANRFTEALFATPPFTTRRNDFNVWAVCLVSEESGTDVSGKGIFKNTALNSGYYTFGVDRYLTTPDMKSIRDAVWNVPCDAIFLLINTDMYGGGGMYNFYACGTADNPRTPVVFTHEFGHSFAGLADEYFSSEVAYQDFYNLKYEPWEPNITTLVDFGSKWKDLLPADTPIPTPLDAGHKDKAGVFEGGGYLSKGIYRPMDHCMMRDYAPFCPACSRAILQMVDFLTDK; from the coding sequence ATGAAAACAAAGATTTCACTTTTACTTCTTGCCATTCTATGCAACTTCTCCGTATTTGCCCAGAGTGACTTCGACAAATATTTCGAAAAGAAAAGTCTCCGGGTGGATTTTGCCTTGAGCGGTAATCTAAAGTCACAATCGGCTGCTATCCAGGGGTTGCGTGAAGAACCGGTATGGGGAGGTCCGGTCAAGAACCTGATCGATAAGTTCAATTACGGAGGTTATTATATTAATGTCTATGACAAAGCTACGAATAAGCTGATTTACTCACGCGGCTTCAATACGTTGTTCGAAGAATGGCGCTCGACAGAACAGGCTAAGACAGAAACACAATCGTGGACAAACAGCGCTTCCGTTCCTTTCCCGAAAGTACCTATCTATGTCGAGATCACGGCACGCGACAAGGCCGACATGCAATTCCATCCGTTGCTGAAACAAGAGGTCGATCCCAAAAGTATCTTCATCGACCGGGGAAAACTGAAAGCCAATAAAGTGCATCAGATACAGAAAAGCGGCGATTCGACAGAAAAAGTGGACCTTGTTTTTATTGCTGAAGGATACACGGCGGATGAACAGGAGAAATTCGTAGCAGATGCAAACAGGTTTACAGAAGCCTTGTTCGCGACTCCTCCTTTCACGACACGTCGAAACGACTTCAACGTATGGGCTGTCTGCCTGGTATCGGAAGAATCGGGCACGGATGTTTCGGGTAAAGGTATCTTCAAGAACACTGCCCTCAATTCCGGTTATTATACATTCGGTGTAGACCGTTATCTGACAACACCGGATATGAAATCGATCCGCGATGCCGTCTGGAACGTTCCATGTGATGCAATATTCCTGCTGATAAACACAGATATGTACGGCGGTGGCGGCATGTACAACTTCTATGCCTGCGGGACAGCCGACAACCCACGGACACCTGTCGTCTTTACACATGAGTTCGGACATAGCTTCGCCGGCCTGGCAGACGAATATTTTTCTTCGGAAGTCGCCTACCAGGATTTCTATAACCTGAAATACGAACCGTGGGAACCGAATATCACAACTTTAGTCGATTTCGGCAGCAAATGGAAAGACTTATTGCCCGCAGACACTCCTATTCCTACCCCACTCGATGCCGGACATAAGGACAAAGCCGGCGTGTTCGAAGGAGGCGGTTACCTGTCGAAAGGCATTTATCGCCCGATGGATCACTGTATGATGCGCGACTACGCCCCATTCTGCCCGGCTTGCTCACGAGCCATTCTTCAGATGGTCGATTTCTTGACAGACAAGTAA